GAAattatatgttgcacatatggaaacaaaaatttagaaatatcttcagatcatgaccacaaaaagtggtgtaaaacccGTAATTTTTCgggaataaatataaaaaaaatcgaaaattaaaataaggggAACCAAAATAAATACTCTAAAATGTGTTCGTGGATATCAAAATTAGATATAACCTAGAACTTTTTAATTAGGCTATCGATATTTAAATTAAGGATTCGTTATTTCAGTAAATCTATAAGAAGGTGTTGTTATCAATGCATATGTCTTACCTTTCTCTCCATCGTATCCAAAATCTTGACTCCTGCCGTATGGCaaaactgaaaagaaaaataaaaaaaaaaaatagtttgttattcactttaatgcaaaattgtaaaagCCGGACTACAACAAGGGCAGTTTAAAGTGAAGCGAAACCAAGAATTGGGAAAAGTCACAGTGACACACTGTTTTTAAAAGCGTTCGCAGTGTGCAAACGTGACAGCGATATTTGAGCATATGAAACTTGTTAAAgcatttttgacggtcgccatgaaagAATAAGAATCACCTTGCAGTATTCCGATGAATAAGAGAAAGCATAATTCCGAGATTTTAGTTCATTACAGACTTAAACGGTCTACAACTAGAAATCCAACATAATGACGTATCAAAACAGCCTGATAAGGATCCATTAGGAGTACTAAAGGCGTCACTAATAAGCAAAACATTTTGCACCTATCGACTAGCATCGATCTATAGTTCCGACAGGTCTGATTAGTTAGTTAGTGATCTTGAACTCGTAGCCGGCAATCATGATCGAGTGTTTTCTCCGGCGATATTTGCAGCTTCAGGGATACGCCTTTGGCATCGGTGCCATTCTCGGGGTAGTCATCTTCGAATGGATCACCCAGGATTACGACGCCAATCGGGTGGATTATTTACAATTCAGCGCAAATACTTGTGAGTGattcttttaataaaatattctaTTAAATCGTTTTTCTTTAACCAGACACAGAACTACGCTACGTGGGAATTTGGCGCTACTTGTTTCACCTCTGTTGGATTCTGGTTAGCTGCCTGCTGATAGTCGGAGTTTTTTGGCACAAGAGTCTACTTTTGTACCCATTTCTACTGATGTACTGTGTGGATTTGTACTTTCTTTTTATGCGGGACGTGCAACTTTTTTACGCCTCCGAGAATCTTGAACCGTTCCGAGTAGTGATCGATCCTGTCATAATATTCATCATCATTTGTGAGTACATTCTCGggaagaaaaaaagttgcttaTGTCGCAGAAATATTAATTGACTATGATCGTTTCAGATGGTCTTGTGCATGTGCTGGTAACGCTGATTGCACTGCACAAACTTTTTCGGCACAACTCCCGGAAAGCCAACCAAAACAACAAACATTGTACAGATCGAGGGGAATATTATCGGCCTGATT
This sequence is a window from Uranotaenia lowii strain MFRU-FL chromosome 3, ASM2978415v1, whole genome shotgun sequence. Protein-coding genes within it:
- the LOC129750970 gene encoding uncharacterized protein LOC129750970, producing MIECFLRRYLQLQGYAFGIGAILGVVIFEWITQDYDANRVDYLQFSANTYTELRYVGIWRYLFHLCWILVSCLLIVGVFWHKSLLLYPFLLMYCVDLYFLFMRDVQLFYASENLEPFRVVIDPVIIFIIIYGLVHVLVTLIALHKLFRHNSRKANQNNKHCTDRGEYYRPDSLSRYY